One genomic segment of Candidatus Polarisedimenticolaceae bacterium includes these proteins:
- a CDS encoding cation diffusion facilitator family transporter, producing MDRRALGRFAWLSIAAAVVTIALKTVAYVLTHSVGLFSDALESLVNLAGALMALAMLTAAARPPDEGHAYGHGKAEYFSSVVEGTLIFLAAISIAVAAIQRIFVPKALEQIGLGLGVSIVASAINLAVALVVLSAGRRHRSITLEANARHLLTDVYTSVGVVAGVAAVALTGIRILDPLIALAVAGNVVWSGIRLIRMSVSGLMDAALPPAEMAALKAALERYTSQGIQYHALRTRESGSRRFVSLHVLVPGDWTVHRGHRLLERIEADIRGAVPDVSVFTHLESLDDPASWDDQALDRPDGPPRAEPRSS from the coding sequence GTGGACAGGCGCGCGCTCGGCCGTTTCGCTTGGCTGTCGATCGCGGCGGCGGTCGTCACGATCGCGCTCAAGACGGTCGCGTACGTTCTCACGCACTCGGTCGGGCTCTTCTCCGACGCGCTCGAGTCGCTCGTCAACCTGGCCGGCGCGCTCATGGCGCTCGCGATGCTCACCGCCGCCGCGCGGCCGCCGGACGAAGGCCACGCCTACGGCCACGGCAAGGCCGAGTACTTCTCGAGCGTCGTCGAGGGCACCCTGATCTTCCTCGCGGCGATCAGCATCGCCGTGGCGGCGATCCAGCGGATCTTCGTGCCCAAGGCGCTCGAGCAGATCGGCCTGGGGCTCGGCGTCTCGATCGTGGCGTCCGCGATCAACCTCGCGGTGGCGCTCGTCGTCCTCAGCGCCGGCCGGCGGCACCGCTCGATCACCCTCGAGGCGAACGCACGCCACCTCCTGACCGACGTCTACACCTCCGTCGGTGTCGTCGCGGGCGTCGCCGCGGTCGCGCTCACCGGTATCCGGATCCTCGACCCACTGATCGCCCTCGCCGTCGCCGGCAACGTCGTCTGGTCGGGCATCCGCCTCATCCGGATGTCGGTCTCGGGCCTCATGGATGCGGCGCTCCCGCCGGCGGAAATGGCGGCGCTCAAGGCGGCGCTCGAGCGCTACACGAGCCAGGGAATCCAGTACCACGCCCTCCGGACACGGGAGTCGGGCTCCCGCCGGTTCGTCTCGCTCCACGTCCTCGTGCCGGGGGACTGGACGGTCCACCGGGGCCACCGCCTCCTCGAGCGGATCGAGGCGGACATCCGGGGCGCGGTGCCCGACGTGAGCGTCTTCACGCATCTCGAGTCGCTCGACGATCCCGCCTCGTGGGATGATCAGGCGCTCGACCGCCCGGACGGACCCCCGAGGGCCGAACCGCGCTCGAGCTGA
- a CDS encoding proline iminopeptidase-family hydrolase — translation MSPRSIAFIACALALAGCNWTPPPEPSSTGVLRIDEGFIDANGVLIYYTAFGEGDPLVIVHGGPGASHDYLLPGLLPLARTNRLVFIDERGSGKSERLEDPSGYTVEAMADDVEAVRRTLGLGKINLLGHSYGGVLAQAYALKYQENLAHLVLASTFHSTKQLNAVFRKMMAAMTPELRSRIEKMERDGLYGHGKDFEKNRYTNEYMTAAWGEGYFPYLYRKHPDPGYDPTNTSGMSWELYRTMWGSHGEYVIDGNLVSVEYADRLKTLKVPTLITAGDHDESDPSIARDMQTCIAGSKLVILPDSGHMTFVDQPNLFNKAVDDFLHGR, via the coding sequence ATGTCGCCCCGATCGATCGCGTTCATCGCCTGCGCTCTCGCCCTCGCCGGCTGCAACTGGACCCCGCCGCCGGAACCGTCGTCGACCGGCGTCCTCAGGATCGACGAAGGGTTCATCGACGCGAACGGCGTGCTCATCTACTACACGGCGTTCGGCGAAGGCGACCCGCTCGTCATCGTCCACGGCGGCCCCGGGGCGTCGCACGACTACCTCCTGCCCGGCCTCCTCCCGCTCGCGCGCACGAACCGCCTCGTCTTCATCGACGAGCGCGGCTCCGGCAAGTCGGAGCGCCTCGAGGATCCCTCGGGCTACACGGTCGAGGCGATGGCCGACGACGTCGAGGCGGTGCGCCGCACGCTCGGCCTCGGCAAGATCAACCTCCTCGGCCATTCCTACGGCGGCGTCCTCGCGCAGGCGTACGCGCTCAAGTACCAGGAGAACCTCGCGCACCTCGTCCTCGCGAGCACCTTCCACAGCACGAAACAACTGAACGCGGTCTTCCGTAAGATGATGGCGGCGATGACTCCCGAGCTGCGCTCACGCATCGAGAAGATGGAGAGGGACGGCCTCTACGGTCACGGGAAGGACTTCGAGAAGAACCGCTACACGAACGAGTACATGACCGCCGCGTGGGGCGAGGGCTACTTCCCGTACCTCTACCGGAAGCATCCCGATCCCGGCTACGACCCCACGAACACGAGCGGCATGTCGTGGGAGCTCTACCGCACCATGTGGGGAAGCCACGGCGAGTACGTCATCGACGGGAACCTCGTCTCGGTCGAGTATGCCGACCGTCTGAAGACGCTCAAGGTCCCGACGCTCATCACCGCCGGCGACCACGACGAGAGCGACCCGTCGATCGCGCGCGACATGCAGACGTGCATCGCGGGCTCGAAGCTCGTCATCCTCCCCGATTCGGGCCACATGACCTTCGTCGACCAGCCGAATCTCTTCAACAAGGCGGTCGACGACTTCCTCCACGGGCGTTGA
- a CDS encoding heparan-alpha-glucosaminide N-acetyltransferase domain-containing protein codes for MIEKDAAPRIAAIDLLRGAAMVLMAIDHVRVFSGVPAGGPDPSIFFTRWVTHFCAPIFVFFAGTSAYFYGLAHERLARFLVARGVWLIFLELTILRVCWTFNLDFRHYEMAGVIWAIGWSMIALAVVSKLPLPAIAVVGLGIVFGHNILDAKVAAIIPTLDGGIGAALWKILYVGFSAGPIQAGPDGPVLVILYALVPWIGTMLAGYAFGRVLVLPPERRNRACLAIGVGAIVLFLALRGANLYGDPRPCGAKPPMPAFLSFLNTTKYPASLLFLLMTLGPAIAIMPLLERAKGAVARALTVFGRVPFFYYVLHIPLIHALACLVSLAREGHIDPWLFANHPMGNPPPPDGYTWSLPLLYGVWALAVVLLWFPCRWFAQYKRTHDAWWLRFV; via the coding sequence TTGATCGAGAAAGACGCCGCCCCGCGCATCGCCGCGATCGACCTCCTTCGCGGCGCGGCGATGGTCTTGATGGCGATCGACCACGTGCGGGTCTTCTCCGGCGTTCCCGCGGGCGGTCCCGATCCATCGATCTTCTTCACCCGCTGGGTGACTCACTTCTGCGCTCCCATCTTCGTCTTCTTCGCGGGCACGAGCGCGTATTTCTACGGCCTGGCGCACGAGCGCCTCGCGCGGTTCCTCGTCGCGCGCGGAGTGTGGCTGATTTTCTTGGAGCTCACGATCCTTCGCGTCTGCTGGACGTTCAACCTCGACTTCCGGCACTACGAGATGGCGGGCGTCATCTGGGCGATCGGCTGGTCGATGATCGCGCTCGCGGTAGTGTCGAAGCTGCCGCTTCCGGCGATCGCCGTCGTCGGGCTCGGCATCGTGTTCGGGCACAACATCCTCGACGCCAAGGTCGCCGCGATCATCCCGACGCTCGACGGCGGCATCGGCGCGGCGCTCTGGAAGATCCTTTATGTCGGCTTCTCCGCCGGACCGATCCAGGCCGGCCCCGACGGACCCGTCCTCGTCATCCTCTACGCGCTCGTCCCGTGGATCGGCACCATGCTCGCCGGCTACGCGTTCGGGCGCGTGCTCGTGCTGCCGCCCGAGAGACGCAACCGCGCATGCCTCGCGATCGGCGTCGGGGCGATCGTGCTCTTTCTCGCCTTGCGCGGCGCGAACCTCTACGGTGACCCGCGCCCGTGCGGCGCCAAGCCGCCGATGCCCGCCTTCCTCTCGTTCCTCAACACGACGAAGTACCCGGCCTCGCTCCTCTTCCTGCTCATGACGCTCGGCCCCGCGATCGCGATCATGCCGCTCCTCGAGCGGGCCAAGGGCGCGGTGGCGCGCGCGCTCACGGTGTTCGGCCGGGTGCCGTTCTTCTATTACGTGCTCCACATCCCGCTGATCCACGCGCTCGCCTGTCTCGTGTCGCTCGCGCGCGAGGGGCACATCGATCCGTGGCTCTTCGCCAATCACCCGATGGGAAACCCACCGCCGCCCGACGGCTACACATGGAGCTTGCCGCTCCTCTACGGTGTGTGGGCGCTCGCCGTCGTCCTCTTGTGGTTCCCCTGCCGGTGGTTCGCTCAATACAAGCGAACGCACGACGCGTGGTGGCTTCGCTTCGTCTAG
- a CDS encoding SRPBCC family protein, whose translation MDRPRFVYVTYIQSTAEKVFEAIRDPKMTRAYWHHDNVSDWKAGSKWEHRTADDERKLKLLGKVVEIDPPRKIVITWAFPADEKNPAKHSRVTFDVEPVRGVVKLTVTHADLEPGSEMEGAISRGWPIVLSSMKTFLESGKPLPKLW comes from the coding sequence ATGGACCGGCCCCGTTTCGTCTACGTCACGTACATCCAATCCACCGCCGAAAAGGTCTTCGAAGCGATCCGCGACCCGAAGATGACGCGGGCGTACTGGCACCACGACAACGTCTCGGACTGGAAGGCCGGATCGAAGTGGGAGCACCGGACCGCCGATGACGAGCGGAAGCTCAAGCTCCTCGGCAAGGTCGTCGAGATCGATCCGCCGCGGAAGATCGTCATCACCTGGGCGTTCCCGGCCGACGAGAAGAACCCGGCGAAGCACTCGCGCGTGACGTTCGATGTCGAGCCGGTGCGCGGCGTCGTCAAGCTGACGGTGACGCACGCCGATCTCGAGCCGGGCTCCGAGATGGAGGGCGCGATCTCGCGCGGCTGGCCGATCGTGCTGTCGTCGATGAAGACGTTCCTCGAATCGGGGAAGCCGCTGCCGAAGCTTTGGTAG
- a CDS encoding helix-turn-helix transcriptional regulator, with the protein MSADAVFAALASPARRRLLDALYDENGQTLGDLCRHMTMSRQAVTQHLDALEEANLVATVWRGREKLHYLNPVPLHEILGRWVSKYERKRLDALADLKARVEGGKAWTGPVSSTSRTSNPPPKRSSKRSATRR; encoded by the coding sequence ATGTCCGCCGACGCCGTGTTCGCCGCTCTCGCCAGTCCCGCGCGGCGGCGCCTGCTCGATGCCCTCTACGACGAGAACGGCCAGACGCTCGGGGACCTCTGCCGGCACATGACGATGAGCCGGCAAGCCGTGACCCAACACCTCGACGCGCTCGAGGAGGCCAACCTCGTGGCGACCGTGTGGCGAGGGCGGGAGAAGCTCCACTACCTGAACCCGGTGCCCCTGCACGAGATCCTCGGGCGGTGGGTGTCGAAGTACGAACGGAAGCGTCTCGATGCGCTCGCCGACCTCAAGGCGCGCGTGGAAGGAGGGAAGGCATGGACCGGCCCCGTTTCGTCTACGTCACGTACATCCAATCCACCGCCGAAAAGGTCTTCGAAGCGATCCGCGACCCGAAGATGA
- a CDS encoding tetratricopeptide repeat protein has product MRGTWLSILPATLLLAARALAATPAGPAQEVEALLKDGKVDDAVAKGRAAVTQHPDDVDLRLATARALGGKARKLTHLVNVSVSQADIDKGQIALPAGKLDETPVQVTYDSALLEEAIVDLDEGIKRAPKREDIRFFKCFLLTDASRLDRAKTAIEDTLAALPHTPELAKTLTTFAAERTKRKDPEGGVTLLNPVIKAYPNAAAVLLDYGNMLTRIGRKKEADSAFDRAAALNPQDVRFQRTRATAAMLFRDYKRAQTAFDAVFRVSKDTQDQFASSVAAYGIDPKASASLMRDLALPSASGDSAVEDLAHSFDVVSTAGPASPAAMSLAHRLVDQKQLVLVIPVLDRAIKANPKLTEAQTMLAKVFSDLGCPKLAPGAAAAH; this is encoded by the coding sequence ATGCGCGGAACCTGGCTCAGCATCCTCCCGGCGACGCTCCTCCTCGCGGCTCGCGCCCTCGCGGCGACCCCGGCGGGGCCGGCGCAAGAGGTCGAGGCGCTGCTCAAGGACGGGAAGGTCGACGACGCCGTCGCGAAGGGCCGGGCGGCGGTAACCCAGCACCCCGACGACGTTGATCTCCGGCTCGCGACGGCCCGCGCCCTGGGCGGTAAGGCACGCAAGCTGACCCACCTCGTCAACGTCAGCGTCTCGCAGGCCGACATCGACAAGGGACAGATCGCGCTCCCCGCCGGCAAGCTCGACGAGACGCCCGTCCAGGTGACCTACGACTCGGCGCTCCTCGAGGAGGCGATCGTCGACCTCGACGAGGGGATCAAGCGCGCGCCGAAGCGCGAGGACATCCGGTTCTTCAAGTGCTTCCTCCTCACCGACGCCTCGCGCCTCGACCGCGCGAAGACCGCGATCGAGGACACGCTCGCCGCGCTTCCCCACACCCCCGAGCTCGCCAAGACGTTGACCACCTTCGCGGCGGAGCGGACGAAGCGCAAGGATCCGGAAGGGGGCGTGACGCTCCTGAATCCGGTCATCAAGGCGTATCCGAACGCCGCCGCGGTCCTCCTCGACTACGGCAACATGCTCACACGCATCGGACGGAAGAAGGAGGCCGACTCCGCCTTCGACCGGGCGGCGGCGCTCAATCCGCAGGACGTGCGCTTCCAGCGCACGCGCGCGACCGCTGCGATGCTCTTCCGCGACTACAAGCGCGCGCAGACGGCGTTCGATGCGGTGTTCCGTGTGAGCAAGGACACGCAGGACCAGTTCGCCTCGTCGGTCGCCGCCTACGGGATCGACCCCAAGGCCTCGGCATCGCTCATGCGCGACCTCGCCCTTCCCTCGGCGTCGGGCGACTCGGCGGTCGAAGATCTCGCGCACTCGTTCGACGTCGTCTCGACGGCAGGGCCGGCGTCACCCGCCGCGATGAGCCTCGCGCACCGGCTCGTCGACCAGAAGCAGCTCGTCCTCGTGATCCCGGTGCTGGACCGCGCGATCAAGGCGAACCCGAAGCTCACCGAGGCGCAGACGATGCTCGCGAAGGTCTTCAGCGACCTCGGATGTCCGAAGCTGGCTCCGGGTGCAGCCGCGGCTCACTGA
- a CDS encoding COX15/CtaA family protein has product MSDTRRYGDVLALAFGTTVALWAVAYVGRLPVVLAPSSVVLAGLLAVLFLGGRAAGAIGDHGVWGGVLTGASSGLLNLLVLGSFLTKTESPNALVPAAGLFVPGSILVSAAVAGAGALLGVRRKKASREAADWTALLAVVAVAATVLLVVAGGLVTSNKAGLAVADWPTSYGYNMFLYPFSRMTGGIYYEHAHRLLGALVGLTTLTLALRVLFTERRGWVKRLALAALALVVVQGILGGLRVTQTNLYLAVVHGVTAQIFLALLVVIAVVLSRTWRSDRDPERTASAGGDRAIATLAVAALVVQIALGAVQRHLSLGLMMHIVMAFVAAGIAIAAGARAWGFHPNEPILKRLGLLLIYGTGFQLMLGFSAWIVRGAFEQGTMPLDWKVAITTLHQGTGALLLATAVCLRAWEARLLVSEPRLHPEPASDIRGR; this is encoded by the coding sequence ATGAGCGACACGCGCCGCTACGGCGACGTCCTGGCACTCGCGTTCGGCACCACCGTCGCCCTGTGGGCGGTCGCGTACGTCGGGCGCCTCCCGGTCGTGCTCGCCCCGTCGAGCGTCGTGCTGGCCGGGCTGCTCGCCGTCCTCTTCCTCGGCGGACGCGCTGCGGGGGCGATCGGCGATCACGGGGTCTGGGGCGGCGTTCTCACCGGCGCTTCGAGCGGCCTCCTGAACCTGCTCGTCCTCGGGAGCTTCCTCACGAAGACCGAGAGCCCGAACGCGCTCGTCCCGGCGGCTGGACTGTTCGTGCCGGGGTCGATCCTCGTCTCGGCGGCGGTCGCCGGGGCGGGAGCGCTCCTGGGCGTGCGCCGGAAGAAGGCCTCGCGCGAGGCGGCGGACTGGACCGCGCTCCTCGCTGTCGTCGCGGTCGCGGCGACCGTTCTTCTCGTCGTCGCGGGTGGCCTCGTCACCAGCAACAAGGCGGGTCTCGCCGTCGCCGACTGGCCGACCTCGTACGGCTACAACATGTTCCTCTACCCGTTCTCGCGGATGACCGGCGGGATCTACTACGAGCACGCCCACCGCCTGCTCGGCGCGCTCGTCGGCCTGACCACGCTCACGCTCGCCCTCCGCGTCCTCTTCACCGAGCGGCGCGGGTGGGTCAAGCGGCTCGCCCTCGCTGCGCTGGCGCTCGTCGTCGTGCAGGGGATCCTGGGTGGCCTGCGCGTGACCCAGACGAACCTCTACCTCGCCGTCGTCCACGGGGTGACCGCGCAGATCTTTCTCGCGCTCCTCGTCGTCATCGCGGTCGTCCTGAGCCGGACCTGGCGGAGCGACCGCGACCCCGAGCGTACCGCGAGCGCGGGCGGCGATCGCGCGATCGCCACCCTCGCCGTCGCCGCCCTCGTCGTTCAGATCGCGCTCGGCGCGGTGCAGCGCCACCTGAGCCTCGGGCTCATGATGCACATCGTCATGGCGTTCGTCGCCGCGGGGATCGCGATCGCCGCCGGGGCGCGCGCGTGGGGGTTCCACCCGAACGAGCCGATCCTCAAGCGCCTCGGCCTCCTCCTGATCTACGGCACGGGGTTCCAGCTCATGCTCGGATTCTCGGCGTGGATCGTACGGGGCGCGTTCGAGCAGGGCACGATGCCCCTGGACTGGAAGGTCGCGATCACGACTCTCCACCAGGGGACGGGGGCGCTCCTCCTTGCGACCGCGGTTTGTCTGCGCGCCTGGGAGGCGCGCCTGCTCGTCAGTGAGCCGCGGCTGCACCCGGAGCCAGCTTCGGACATCCGAGGTCGCTGA
- a CDS encoding DUF3179 domain-containing (seleno)protein, giving the protein MGGPKARLFTFSSGGWVLALALVLTLGGTLWNLRSLLDPSRIRPRGDGRDPASYGFDLASATIPRATIAASGMVADALPALEHPATLAASELPEKYLVRDDKVIGVVLNGEARCYPLRVVAWHEIVNDVVGGIPIAVVDHPLSHAIAVFDRRAGGETLDFGVSGLLHQSTLLMFDRRESHRGESLWSPLLARAVAGPQAAKGTRLTVLPVALARWDDWSRAWPKTRVLAPIVAERDRYDQDVYGTYAGSDALKFPVDPLPPRDGRPWKAVVFADPAGTLKDAAVDPAGTRTEVVGPSGTTPVPGTFAYWFAWYATRGPS; this is encoded by the coding sequence ATGGGCGGACCCAAAGCGCGCCTCTTCACCTTCTCGAGCGGCGGTTGGGTGCTCGCCCTCGCCCTCGTCCTCACGCTCGGCGGCACGCTCTGGAACCTGCGAAGCCTCCTCGATCCGTCGCGCATCCGTCCGCGCGGCGACGGCCGCGACCCGGCGAGCTACGGCTTCGATCTGGCGAGCGCGACGATCCCGCGCGCGACGATCGCCGCCTCGGGGATGGTCGCGGATGCCCTCCCGGCGCTCGAGCATCCGGCGACTCTCGCCGCATCCGAGCTCCCCGAGAAGTACCTCGTCCGTGACGACAAGGTCATCGGCGTCGTCCTGAACGGCGAGGCCCGCTGTTACCCGCTCCGTGTCGTCGCGTGGCACGAGATCGTCAACGACGTGGTCGGCGGGATTCCGATCGCCGTCGTCGATCACCCGCTCTCGCACGCGATCGCCGTCTTCGACCGGCGCGCCGGCGGGGAGACGCTCGACTTCGGCGTCAGCGGCCTGCTCCACCAGTCGACGCTCCTCATGTTCGACCGGAGGGAAAGCCACCGCGGCGAGAGCCTGTGGAGCCCGCTCCTCGCGCGCGCCGTCGCGGGTCCCCAGGCGGCGAAGGGAACCAGGCTCACCGTGCTCCCCGTCGCGCTCGCCCGCTGGGACGACTGGTCGCGCGCCTGGCCCAAGACGCGCGTCCTCGCTCCGATCGTCGCCGAGCGCGACCGGTACGACCAGGACGTCTACGGGACGTACGCCGGCTCCGACGCCCTCAAATTCCCGGTCGATCCGCTCCCGCCGAGGGACGGCCGCCCTTGGAAGGCGGTCGTCTTCGCCGATCCCGCGGGGACGCTCAAGGACGCCGCCGTCGATCCCGCCGGGACGCGGACGGAGGTGGTCGGACCGTCGGGGACGACGCCGGTCCCCGGGACCTTCGCCTACTGGTTCGCCTGGTACGCGACCCGCGGGCCGAGCTGA
- the hemG gene encoding protoporphyrinogen oxidase, with protein MSAPVVVIGGGVSGLAVARRLHPAVPVVVLEAERTLGGQVRTEHDGGFLLEGGADTLLTQKPWAIELCRALGLAEELDGISARKGGTEILHRGRLVPVPDGFLMMAPTRIGPVLRSPLFSPWGKLRLLIEPLVPRADHLTDESLSSFVTRRFGREVLERVAEPVIAGLYTADAEHLSLSLTMPRFLDLEHEHGSVTRGLKKAMRARGARPFGHGTGGGAFVALRHGMGSLIEALAAGLHVRTGFRVAKIEEVRSRQFSVHGEGGEAITASAVVFACPAYDIARIVSDLDADVAAILDELPYASSAVVHLIYRAEDVRAPLRSFGFFVPRTERSPILACSFVSEKFRGRSPAGFTVLRVFMGGATRPEILDHDDAGLAETAHRALVPVLRLTATPESTRVHRHPRAIPQYAPGRGLESLVHGVQRHEGLFVVGGAAGAVGIPDCVRAAEAIVPYVEELVSPQLGPRVAYQANQ; from the coding sequence ATGAGCGCTCCGGTCGTCGTCATCGGCGGCGGGGTCAGCGGCCTCGCCGTCGCGCGGCGCCTTCACCCGGCCGTTCCGGTCGTCGTGCTCGAGGCCGAGCGCACCCTCGGCGGCCAGGTGAGGACCGAACACGACGGCGGCTTCCTGCTCGAAGGGGGCGCCGACACGTTGCTCACGCAGAAGCCGTGGGCGATCGAGCTCTGCCGTGCGCTGGGGCTGGCGGAGGAGCTGGACGGGATTTCGGCGCGGAAGGGCGGCACCGAGATCCTCCACCGCGGCAGGCTCGTCCCGGTTCCCGACGGATTTCTCATGATGGCGCCGACGCGCATCGGGCCGGTCCTCCGCTCTCCTCTCTTCTCGCCCTGGGGGAAGCTGCGCCTCCTCATTGAGCCGCTCGTGCCCCGTGCCGACCATCTCACAGACGAGAGCCTGTCGTCGTTCGTGACCCGGCGGTTCGGGCGCGAGGTCCTCGAGCGGGTCGCGGAGCCGGTCATCGCGGGGCTGTACACCGCCGATGCCGAGCACCTGAGTCTCAGCCTCACGATGCCGCGCTTCCTCGATCTCGAGCACGAGCACGGGAGCGTCACCCGAGGACTGAAGAAAGCGATGCGTGCGCGGGGCGCGCGCCCGTTCGGGCACGGCACCGGCGGCGGAGCGTTCGTCGCGCTGCGCCACGGGATGGGGAGCCTGATCGAGGCGTTGGCAGCTGGGCTGCACGTGCGCACCGGGTTCAGAGTCGCCAAGATCGAAGAGGTTCGTAGTCGACAGTTCAGCGTTCACGGTGAAGGCGGTGAAGCGATCACCGCGAGCGCGGTCGTGTTCGCGTGCCCGGCGTACGACATCGCGAGGATCGTGAGCGACCTCGACGCCGACGTCGCGGCGATTCTCGACGAGCTCCCGTACGCGTCGTCGGCGGTGGTGCATCTGATCTACCGGGCCGAGGACGTGCGCGCGCCCCTCCGCTCCTTCGGGTTCTTCGTGCCGAGGACCGAAAGGTCACCGATCCTCGCGTGCAGCTTCGTGAGCGAGAAATTCCGCGGGCGGTCTCCGGCCGGCTTCACCGTGCTTCGTGTCTTCATGGGGGGCGCAACACGGCCCGAGATCCTCGACCACGACGACGCCGGTCTCGCCGAGACGGCGCATCGCGCGCTCGTGCCGGTGCTCCGCCTCACCGCAACGCCGGAGTCGACGCGCGTCCATCGCCATCCCCGCGCCATCCCGCAGTACGCACCCGGCCGCGGCCTCGAGAGCCTCGTCCATGGCGTCCAGCGGCACGAGGGCCTCTTCGTCGTCGGCGGCGCCGCGGGTGCCGTGGGGATCCCCGACTGCGTGCGGGCCGCCGAGGCGATCGTGCCGTACGTCGAGGAGCTGGTCTCCCCTCAGCTCGGCCCGCGGGTCGCGTACCAGGCGAACCAGTAG
- the hemH gene encoding ferrochelatase, whose amino-acid sequence MSTPTGLLLVNLGTPDSPKPADVRRYLREFLSDPRVIDVNPVLRFIFLNFIILPFRPKKSGEAYEKVWTERGSPLLFHGLDLTEKVRARLNGVPVELGMRYGKPSIADALRRLIDRGADRIVVFPMFPQYSSAATGSALEVVYHEAGKLWNTPTLDVVPPFFDHAAYIDACARVASRTIEGSGAEVVLFSFHGLPERQCIKSDPTGNHCFKSESCCDALVDANRWCYRAQCLATARALADRLGLPAEKRIVCFQSRLGRTPWIRPYTDEIIIDLAKRGVKRAAILSPAFVADCLETLEELGIRAAASFREHGGEELRVVPAVNAEDFWADGVVAIAREAAGRGL is encoded by the coding sequence ATGTCCACGCCGACCGGGCTCCTTCTCGTCAACCTCGGGACCCCCGATTCGCCGAAGCCGGCGGACGTGCGCCGCTACCTGCGCGAGTTCCTGTCGGACCCGCGCGTGATCGACGTCAACCCGGTGCTGCGCTTCATCTTCCTCAACTTCATCATTCTGCCGTTCCGGCCGAAGAAATCGGGGGAGGCGTACGAGAAGGTCTGGACCGAGCGCGGGTCGCCGCTCCTCTTCCACGGCCTCGACCTGACCGAGAAGGTGCGGGCGCGCCTCAACGGAGTTCCGGTCGAGTTGGGGATGCGCTACGGGAAGCCGTCGATCGCCGACGCGCTCCGCCGGCTCATCGATCGCGGGGCGGATCGCATCGTCGTGTTCCCCATGTTCCCGCAGTACAGCTCCGCGGCGACCGGGTCGGCGCTCGAGGTCGTCTATCACGAGGCGGGGAAGCTCTGGAACACGCCGACGCTCGACGTGGTGCCGCCGTTCTTCGATCACGCCGCCTACATCGACGCCTGCGCGCGCGTCGCGTCGCGCACGATCGAGGGGTCCGGCGCCGAGGTCGTCCTCTTCAGCTTCCACGGACTCCCCGAGCGGCAGTGCATCAAGAGCGACCCCACGGGAAACCACTGCTTCAAGAGCGAGAGCTGCTGCGACGCCCTCGTGGACGCGAATCGGTGGTGCTACCGGGCGCAGTGCCTCGCGACCGCGCGCGCGCTCGCGGACCGGCTCGGGCTCCCCGCCGAGAAGCGCATCGTGTGCTTCCAGTCGCGCCTCGGGCGCACGCCGTGGATCCGCCCGTACACCGACGAGATCATCATCGATCTTGCAAAGCGCGGCGTGAAGCGGGCGGCGATCCTGAGCCCGGCGTTCGTCGCGGACTGTCTCGAGACCTTGGAGGAGCTCGGGATCCGCGCCGCGGCGAGCTTCCGCGAGCACGGCGGCGAAGAGTTGCGCGTCGTCCCGGCCGTCAATGCCGAGGACTTCTGGGCCGACGGCGTCGTCGCGATCGCGCGCGAAGCGGCCGGCCGCGGGCTATGA
- a CDS encoding SCO family protein, producing the protein MTVREVLRNPFVWGFLIGIVSLTAIRPLLRHVPEPPPVIGEVPNFTLVDQDGRPFGSADLKGQIYVVSFFFTSCRSICPAIMHGMARLQDGFEQRGIKGVHLVSITVDPEHDRPETLRAYGKDLGVKWDRWTLLTGDGAAIRRVVVDDFKTPLQAAPPTPPEPLDIAHTGKVVLVDGSGGIRGYYGTDDMGLDEVFNRAQHVLRQMAEH; encoded by the coding sequence ATGACGGTGCGCGAGGTCTTGCGGAACCCGTTCGTCTGGGGGTTCTTGATCGGCATCGTCTCGCTCACCGCGATCCGGCCGCTCCTGCGCCACGTGCCCGAGCCGCCCCCCGTGATCGGCGAGGTCCCCAACTTCACGCTCGTGGACCAGGATGGCCGCCCGTTCGGCAGCGCCGACCTGAAGGGCCAGATCTACGTCGTGAGCTTCTTCTTCACGAGCTGCCGCTCGATCTGCCCCGCGATCATGCACGGCATGGCGCGCCTTCAGGACGGGTTCGAGCAGCGCGGGATCAAAGGGGTCCATCTCGTCAGCATCACCGTCGACCCCGAGCACGACCGCCCCGAGACGCTGCGCGCGTACGGGAAGGACCTCGGCGTGAAGTGGGATCGATGGACCCTTCTGACGGGTGACGGCGCCGCGATCCGCCGGGTCGTCGTCGACGATTTCAAGACGCCGCTCCAGGCCGCGCCTCCTACGCCGCCGGAGCCGCTCGACATCGCCCACACCGGCAAGGTCGTCCTCGTCGACGGCAGCGGCGGCATCCGCGGCTATTACGGCACCGACGACATGGGGCTCGACGAGGTCTTCAACAGGGCTCAGCACGTGCTCCGGCAGATGGCGGAGCATTGA